ACGAACCCGATCAGTATCGCGATCACACCGGCGATCGCCGCCAGTTTGAGCGTCTGGATCAACCCGCGCACCAGCGGCCCCCAGATCAGTTCGCCGTCGATCACGCGATAGAAAAACGGCTCGACCCGATACCATTGCCAGCCATAGTCCATCGCCGCCGCGCCGCGCCAGATCAGATAGCCGAGCAGCACGAAGACCAGCACCGCCTGCGCGACCTGCGAGATCCGGCGCCAGATCATCCGGACATCCGAACCGGCCTGTTCGCGCCTTCGCAGGTCACGCGGCGTGGGCTCTGCTACTCGTCCCGGCATCGGCTCTCCTGGCGGCGGCTGAAGATATCCCGAAACTATCGGTTTACGATTGTCGCGTTGTCAAGCCGCGCCGCCATGACGTTTTCACAAATGCAATGAAAGGGATACCGGTTCCGCGCCGCCGCGCATTGGCGCATCCGGATCAGGCGCATCCGCCGCCCCCGACCGCGATTGCGCACGCGCTCCCGGTCCTCGCGCGGGAACAGGTCGCCGCGATCCCGGCATAAGTCCAGCTAATCAGGCCAGCACCGCGTCGGGAATACCGGGCTGGGTTGCGGCCGCCTGGTGGATCCAGCCCCGAAATGCCGCCAGCCCGGCGGTGGCGGGCCTGCGCCGCGGGCGGACCAGCCAATAGGACAACGGCGAGCGTGCGATCTGCGGAAACGGCCGGACGAGGCGCCCGTCCCGCAGCGCATCGACCACCAGCGGTTCGCGCCCCAGCGCCACACCGATGCCTTCGACCGCCGCCTGCACCACGAGGTTGGATTGCCCGAACTGGCGGCTGCGCCGCGGCGCGCGCAGGGTCAGCCCGCAGTCCCGCGCCCAGAACTCCCAGTTCGGGCTGTCCGCGCCGAAACCGGAATATTCGTCCTGCAACAGGGTCTGCCGGGTCAGGTCGGACAGGCGGATCAACGGATCGGCCGCGCGCAGCAGCGACGGGGCGCAGACCGGGAACACGCGTTCATGCATCAGGTGTTCGACCTGCATGCCCGGATGATCGCCATAGCCATAGCGGATACCGATATCCACATCGCCCGGCGACGACCGCCCGACCTCGGTCGCGATCGAAACCGACAGGTCCGGATGCGCCTGGTCGAACTGCATCAGGCGCGGAAACAGCCACAGAAAGGCAAAGCCCGGCGGGCAGCCGACGACGATCCTGTCATCGTCGCGGCGGCGGTCGCGCAGGTCGATGCAGACCTCGGAAATCCTGCCAAGCCCCTCTGAAATCGCCTGCGCGAGCCGCACTCCATCCGGTGTCGGCACCGATTGCCGGGCGCCGCGGGTCAGAAGTTCGCGGCCCAGCCATTGCTCGAGCGTTCTGACATGCTGGCTGACCGCGCTCTGGCTGACCCCCAGCTCCTCGGCGGCGGCGCTGAATCCGGCCCGGCGCACCACCGCCTCGAAAGCGCGCAGCGCGGAAAACGGAACATTGGCTATCATATAAGCCATGCTAATATTAAACGTTACAATTTTCAAATAGATCGACGCGCCGGCGGCTGCGACACTCCCTGCGTTTTGGGGAACGGGAACATGCCGGATGTCCTGGCCGGGCGCGGTGCGCTCAACCTGCTTCGGAATTGCGCGCGGGCACGGCCCGGCGAACGGCTTCTGATCGCCTATGAGCCACCCGAATACGGGTATTTCGACGACCGGGTGGTTGCGCTGGTCGGCGATACGGCCCGGTCGCTGGGCCTGTCGGTGGAGCTGGCCGATGTCGGTTTCAACCCGGACGATCCGCACCTGACGCCCGGTTTTCTACGGCAATGCGAGGATGCCGACATCATCGTGTTCTTCGCCCGCCTGGGCGATCAGCTGCGGTTCTCGGACATGCCCCCGGGCAAGCGGGTGATCGTCAGCTTTGCCCTGTCGCGGGATCTGCTCGGCTCGGGCTTTGCCACCAGCCATCACGCGGCGTTCGTCGCGCTGAAAGACGCGGTCAATTCCTGCCTCGCCCGCGCCCGCGAGGTTCGGATCACCTGCCGGGCGGGAACCGATATCACCGGCCACCCCGAGATGGACCTGTCGCCGTCCGACGACACGTCGGTGCTGCGGTTTCCGATGTCGGTCTTTGCCCCGGTGCCGGCGCACGGCTTTTCCGGCCGGGCGGCCCTGT
This is a stretch of genomic DNA from Pukyongiella litopenaei. It encodes these proteins:
- a CDS encoding LysR substrate-binding domain-containing protein, giving the protein MAYMIANVPFSALRAFEAVVRRAGFSAAAEELGVSQSAVSQHVRTLEQWLGRELLTRGARQSVPTPDGVRLAQAISEGLGRISEVCIDLRDRRRDDDRIVVGCPPGFAFLWLFPRLMQFDQAHPDLSVSIATEVGRSSPGDVDIGIRYGYGDHPGMQVEHLMHERVFPVCAPSLLRAADPLIRLSDLTRQTLLQDEYSGFGADSPNWEFWARDCGLTLRAPRRSRQFGQSNLVVQAAVEGIGVALGREPLVVDALRDGRLVRPFPQIARSPLSYWLVRPRRRPATAGLAAFRGWIHQAAATQPGIPDAVLA